One Chitinispirillum alkaliphilum genomic window carries:
- a CDS encoding Ribonucleotide reductase of class III (anaerobic), activating protein — translation MCEYVKISGWLKTSFIDYPGTVSTVLFLSGCNLRCPFCHNPGIVNDELPQVAFDEVKQYLIKRKHIVEGVVISGGEPTLHPSLPELVRELKNMKLRVKIDTNGLLPEMIEKTSPDYLALDIKTVPEKYRLLGADMVDVQCRLRKSISMVEAMGENGEVRIPVVPGLVDDFEIEELKELLGGVRKVFIQPFKRNAELLDPAFSDIEPHSPEKLKGWCRMLRSLSIDCHIRGMEY, via the coding sequence ATGTGTGAATACGTGAAAATCTCTGGTTGGCTGAAAACATCATTCATAGATTATCCGGGGACGGTTTCAACCGTCCTTTTCCTTTCTGGATGTAATTTGCGCTGCCCTTTTTGTCATAACCCGGGGATTGTAAATGATGAATTACCGCAGGTCGCATTTGATGAGGTTAAGCAATACCTCATCAAAAGAAAACATATAGTCGAAGGTGTCGTGATAAGTGGGGGAGAACCTACGCTTCACCCGTCTCTTCCGGAGCTTGTCAGGGAACTCAAAAATATGAAATTGCGGGTAAAGATCGATACCAACGGACTTTTACCTGAAATGATTGAAAAAACCTCCCCTGATTACCTTGCCCTGGATATAAAGACCGTTCCGGAAAAGTACAGACTTCTGGGTGCAGATATGGTGGATGTTCAATGCAGGCTGCGCAAATCGATATCTATGGTGGAGGCTATGGGAGAGAATGGCGAAGTTAGAATCCCGGTAGTCCCCGGTTTGGTTGATGATTTTGAAATTGAGGAACTCAAAGAATTGCTTGGGGGAGTAAGGAAGGTTTTTATTCAGCCTTTTAAGAGGAATGCAGAATTGCTCGATCCTGCATTTAGTGATATTGAGCCACATTCACCAGAAAAATTGAAAGGGTGGTGCCGTATGCTGCGCAGTCTTTCGATTGATTGTCATATCAGGGGGATGGAATATTGA